A stretch of Edaphobacter lichenicola DNA encodes these proteins:
- a CDS encoding glycosyltransferase family 2 protein: MPKATLSVAIITLNEEANLARTLSSVRFADEVVVVDSGSTDRTLEIAELFGAKIFAEPWKGFARQKNSAIEKCVGTWVLSLDADEELTAELQREIGRMLEVDSEMRPQVDGYRLRLRHVFLGRWMRHGGYYPDLKLRLFRRLTSAGAAGFTDRPVHESVQVAGRVETMKNDFLHHGYPDLNIYLEHMNRYSSLGGKIVAAKGKVSRSWVAFCWNVVLVPILTFVWNFGFRLGFLDGREGLLLHLYHSAYVSWKYAKAWLIGRHADSL, from the coding sequence ATGCCGAAAGCGACACTTTCCGTAGCCATCATCACTCTGAATGAAGAAGCCAACCTCGCGCGGACACTCTCCAGCGTGCGGTTTGCGGACGAGGTGGTTGTGGTGGACTCGGGCTCGACCGATCGTACTCTGGAGATCGCGGAGTTGTTTGGGGCGAAGATTTTTGCGGAGCCGTGGAAGGGATTTGCGAGACAGAAGAACTCTGCGATCGAAAAGTGTGTGGGGACGTGGGTTCTTTCCTTGGATGCGGATGAAGAGCTGACGGCGGAGCTGCAGAGGGAGATTGGGCGGATGCTCGAGGTGGACAGCGAGATGCGACCACAGGTGGACGGTTATCGGCTTCGGCTGCGGCATGTCTTTCTGGGGCGCTGGATGCGTCATGGAGGCTACTATCCGGATCTCAAGTTGCGCTTGTTTCGCCGTTTGACGAGCGCTGGTGCGGCCGGGTTTACTGATCGGCCGGTGCATGAGTCGGTGCAGGTTGCGGGAAGGGTTGAGACGATGAAGAATGATTTTCTCCATCATGGCTATCCCGATCTGAATATCTATCTGGAACACATGAATCGCTATAGCAGTCTTGGCGGAAAGATTGTTGCGGCAAAGGGGAAGGTCAGCCGTTCGTGGGTGGCTTTCTGCTGGAACGTTGTTTTGGTTCCGATCCTTACATTCGTCTGGAACTTTGGGTTTCGTCTGGGGTTTTTGGATGGGCGCGAAGGGTTGCTACTCCATCTTTATCATTCGGCTTACGTCAGCTGGAAGTATGCCAAGGCGTGGCTTATCGGACGTCATGCTGACTCCCTTTGA
- a CDS encoding ArnT family glycosyltransferase: MPTSQTQEQSHPFRAPRYIFWAGILLRVLYITLAHTYRIRPSEDHLQFGWEMGRIARALTTGFGYADPFTGHSGPTAWVPPLYPLLLASVFKLFGIYTAKSAWVILTLNSIFSAATALLIFEIASRCFQPTGRARKIALWSAWLWALYPAALQYAVHWVWDMALTAFLFSAVIVIALRVRSIGEDTPEPNPQTTLRWCLFGLFWGMIALLNSTILLFLPVCGIWMLLGAAKQPSALGPAIGKAIIAAIIFLACLLPWMVRNERVFHAFIPIRGNLGAELHDSVLDSYNGFTVGTRVPICDVCPEYLRYKNMGEYAYVQSEGKLAREHIRTHKLRFFELALKRLYFYWISVPKPVEKGVLNEAFRVLNYSFVSLAALLGLFLALKQRIPGATLFAWAFALLPLTYYFVTVQARFRHPLEPLMTILTVYLFQSATRASQRESA; this comes from the coding sequence ATGCCAACCTCACAGACGCAGGAACAGTCCCACCCCTTCCGAGCACCGCGGTATATCTTCTGGGCCGGCATACTTCTCCGCGTCCTCTACATCACCCTCGCCCACACCTATCGCATCCGCCCATCGGAGGACCACCTGCAATTCGGGTGGGAGATGGGCCGCATCGCCCGCGCACTCACCACCGGCTTTGGCTACGCCGACCCATTCACAGGCCACTCCGGCCCCACCGCCTGGGTACCGCCACTCTACCCACTGCTCCTTGCCAGCGTCTTCAAGCTCTTCGGCATCTATACGGCGAAGTCCGCCTGGGTGATCCTCACCCTCAACAGCATCTTCTCCGCAGCAACGGCTCTTCTCATATTCGAGATCGCCTCAAGATGCTTTCAACCCACCGGACGAGCCCGCAAGATCGCCCTCTGGTCAGCCTGGCTTTGGGCGCTCTACCCCGCCGCCTTGCAATATGCCGTCCATTGGGTCTGGGACATGGCCCTCACAGCCTTTCTCTTCTCCGCCGTTATCGTGATCGCCCTGCGTGTTCGCAGCATAGGAGAAGACACCCCGGAACCGAATCCTCAAACAACCCTCCGCTGGTGCCTCTTCGGCCTCTTCTGGGGCATGATCGCGCTGCTGAACTCCACGATCCTTCTCTTCCTCCCCGTGTGCGGCATCTGGATGCTCCTCGGCGCAGCAAAGCAACCATCGGCGCTCGGCCCCGCAATAGGCAAAGCGATCATCGCAGCAATTATCTTTCTCGCCTGTCTCCTGCCGTGGATGGTGCGCAACGAGAGAGTCTTTCACGCCTTCATTCCGATTCGCGGCAATCTCGGCGCAGAGCTGCACGACTCCGTTCTTGACTCCTACAACGGCTTCACCGTCGGCACCAGAGTGCCCATCTGTGACGTCTGCCCGGAGTACCTCCGATACAAAAACATGGGAGAGTACGCCTACGTCCAAAGCGAAGGAAAGCTCGCGCGCGAACATATCCGCACCCACAAACTGCGCTTCTTCGAACTCGCTCTCAAACGACTCTACTTTTACTGGATCAGCGTTCCCAAGCCCGTCGAAAAGGGAGTCCTCAACGAAGCCTTCCGCGTCCTGAACTACAGCTTCGTCAGCCTCGCCGCACTTCTAGGCCTCTTTCTAGCGCTCAAGCAGCGAATCCCGGGAGCCACCCTCTTTGCATGGGCCTTCGCACTTCTACCGCTCACCTATTACTTCGTCACAGTCCAGGCCCGCTTTCGCCACCCGCTCGAACCCCTCATGACCATCCTCACCGTCTACCTCTTCCAATCCGCCACACGGGCGTCTCAAAGGGAGTCAGCATGA
- a CDS encoding O-methyltransferase → MGLFSKKIKQEHKVMLQHDRAAGTLQSESHRATPECPQPEHWSMIDSMTAELEVLEFLATLVTTIKPTLVVETGSFLGVSTEWIAKGLERNGFGKVISCEFDPLVYARAKERLEASPLKPWIELRNQSSLEMKIDGTIDLFFSDSDMPIREQEVKRFLPQINPNGLILMHDASSHHKVVRDAAKSMESEGLLSVVFLPTPRGLVIAQPRAGRS, encoded by the coding sequence ATGGGTTTATTCAGCAAGAAGATAAAGCAGGAACATAAGGTCATGCTCCAGCATGATCGCGCCGCCGGTACGCTCCAGTCCGAGTCCCACCGCGCCACGCCCGAGTGCCCACAACCCGAGCACTGGAGCATGATCGACTCCATGACCGCGGAACTCGAAGTCCTCGAATTCCTCGCGACGCTGGTTACAACCATCAAGCCTACGCTCGTCGTTGAAACCGGATCTTTCCTCGGCGTCTCAACCGAATGGATCGCAAAGGGCCTCGAGCGCAACGGCTTCGGCAAAGTCATCAGCTGCGAGTTTGACCCGCTCGTCTACGCTCGCGCCAAAGAACGCTTAGAAGCGTCCCCGCTCAAGCCCTGGATCGAACTCCGCAACCAGTCCAGCCTTGAGATGAAGATCGACGGCACAATCGATCTCTTCTTCTCCGACTCCGACATGCCAATCCGCGAGCAGGAGGTCAAGCGCTTCCTTCCGCAGATCAACCCCAACGGCCTCATCCTCATGCACGACGCCAGCTCGCACCACAAGGTCGTCCGTGACGCGGCGAAGTCGATGGAGTCCGAGGGTCTGCTCTCCGTCGTCTTTTTACCGACTCCTCGCGGACTCGTCATCGCTCAACCCCGCGCCGGTCGCAGCTAG
- a CDS encoding MIP/aquaporin family protein — MSKTFAGQLISEAVAMFLIIAFGDSVAAMYTLYSPSPYQQAYWGVCIAWGLAVTIAIYTTGSVSGCHGNPAVTLALAVYRGFSWGKVLPYCLAQVTGAFLGAGIVYTLFSPLIDNFNLTNHLTRAAGGAAGVFFTHPGLAITPMHAFGDEIILTAFLIFGIFAITEQYNEMAPGANAGALMIGFLVALIGASMGYLEAWALNPARDFGPRLFCFLAGWGASALPSPQSYWWIPIVAPLLGGLVGGGTYQLLILPFLPARQKALDAAKT; from the coding sequence ATGAGCAAGACGTTCGCGGGGCAACTGATATCAGAAGCAGTGGCTATGTTCCTCATTATTGCGTTCGGCGATTCGGTCGCGGCAATGTACACGCTGTACAGTCCAAGCCCCTACCAGCAGGCCTATTGGGGAGTGTGCATCGCATGGGGGCTGGCGGTAACGATCGCTATCTATACGACGGGCTCGGTGAGTGGTTGCCACGGAAATCCAGCCGTTACGCTGGCGCTTGCGGTATATCGAGGGTTTTCCTGGGGCAAGGTGCTTCCGTATTGCCTTGCGCAGGTGACGGGCGCCTTTCTGGGGGCGGGGATCGTCTATACGCTGTTCTCGCCGCTGATCGACAACTTCAATCTGACGAACCACCTTACTCGAGCTGCGGGAGGGGCTGCGGGGGTCTTCTTTACTCATCCGGGCCTGGCGATCACACCCATGCACGCCTTTGGCGATGAGATTATCCTCACTGCGTTTCTGATCTTTGGCATCTTTGCGATTACCGAGCAGTACAACGAGATGGCTCCCGGTGCGAATGCGGGGGCGCTCATGATCGGATTTCTGGTGGCGTTGATTGGGGCGTCGATGGGTTATCTGGAGGCGTGGGCGCTGAACCCTGCGCGTGATTTTGGACCACGGCTGTTCTGTTTTCTCGCAGGCTGGGGTGCTTCTGCGCTTCCTTCGCCGCAGAGCTATTGGTGGATTCCCATTGTTGCTCCGTTGCTCGGCGGACTGGTGGGCGGTGGAACTTATCAACTTCTGATTCTGCCTTTTTTGCCAGCGCGACAGAAGGCGCTCGATGCAGCGAAGACGTAG
- the glpK gene encoding glycerol kinase GlpK: MKYVLSLDQGTTSSRAILFDHDGQIAGTASREFPQIYPSSGWVEHDPFDILTSQLSSAIEVMGKARVRPRDVIALGITNQRETTIVWDRETGKPVYNAIVWQDSRTGGMMKRLADDGAEETVRQKTGLLLSPYFSASKVAWILENVEGVRARAEAGKLAFGTVDSWLVWNLTSGKRHVTDRTNASRTLLYNIVEDRWDDDLLKLFNIPKSLLPEVVWSNEKVGQVTTTLGLGEVEIAGIAGDQQSALFGQLCVSPGDAKNTYGTGCFLLQNIGGKFTLSSHRLITTLACSTDRTLAYALEGSIFIGGAVVQWLRDNMKFFRKSSEVEAVAASVPDSDGVVFVPAFTGLGAPYWDAQARGLIIGLQRGTQIAHIARAAVESIAFQVADVLRVMDSDTKNPFTELRVDGGAAANDGLMQFQADLLGVPVRRPAVLETTALGTAYLAGLSSGFWDSIDELKLHRKADTLFEPRTDKKHMQKLQDNWREAVERSRHWNKESR, encoded by the coding sequence ATGAAGTATGTACTCTCACTCGATCAGGGAACGACGAGCTCTCGCGCGATCCTCTTCGACCACGACGGGCAGATTGCGGGGACTGCATCGCGTGAGTTCCCGCAGATCTATCCGAGCAGTGGCTGGGTAGAACATGACCCCTTCGACATTCTGACCTCACAGTTGAGCTCTGCGATTGAGGTGATGGGTAAAGCTCGAGTACGCCCAAGAGATGTCATCGCTCTGGGGATCACCAACCAGCGGGAGACTACGATCGTCTGGGATCGCGAGACGGGGAAGCCGGTCTATAACGCGATTGTCTGGCAGGACAGCCGTACCGGCGGCATGATGAAGAGGCTCGCCGATGATGGGGCTGAGGAGACGGTCCGTCAAAAGACAGGACTCTTGCTGAGCCCTTACTTTTCTGCGAGCAAAGTCGCATGGATCTTGGAGAATGTTGAAGGAGTGCGCGCTCGTGCCGAGGCAGGAAAACTCGCCTTCGGCACCGTCGACAGCTGGCTGGTTTGGAATTTGACCAGTGGCAAACGTCATGTCACGGATCGGACCAACGCTTCACGTACGCTTCTCTACAACATCGTTGAAGACAGGTGGGACGACGACCTGCTGAAGCTCTTCAATATTCCCAAGAGCCTTTTGCCTGAAGTTGTGTGGTCCAACGAGAAGGTGGGACAGGTGACGACCACACTTGGGCTGGGCGAGGTGGAGATTGCAGGCATTGCCGGGGATCAGCAATCGGCCTTGTTTGGGCAGCTTTGCGTCTCTCCTGGTGACGCTAAGAATACCTACGGTACGGGTTGTTTTCTGTTGCAGAATATTGGCGGTAAGTTCACGCTTTCGAGCCATCGCCTGATTACAACGCTTGCCTGCAGCACGGACCGGACGCTTGCTTATGCACTCGAAGGCAGCATTTTTATAGGCGGCGCTGTGGTGCAGTGGCTTCGGGACAACATGAAGTTTTTTCGGAAGTCCTCGGAGGTGGAGGCGGTTGCGGCCTCTGTGCCTGACTCGGATGGTGTGGTCTTTGTGCCTGCATTTACGGGCCTTGGAGCGCCCTACTGGGATGCGCAGGCAAGAGGGCTGATCATAGGCCTGCAACGCGGAACACAGATCGCTCACATAGCGAGAGCGGCCGTCGAGAGCATCGCGTTTCAGGTGGCGGACGTTCTTCGTGTGATGGATTCGGATACAAAGAATCCCTTTACGGAGCTTCGCGTGGATGGGGGAGCCGCAGCCAATGATGGCCTGATGCAGTTTCAGGCGGACCTTCTGGGCGTGCCGGTTCGCCGTCCTGCTGTGCTGGAGACGACTGCTCTTGGTACCGCTTATCTGGCGGGTCTCTCCAGCGGATTCTGGGATAGCATCGATGAGCTGAAGCTGCATCGCAAGGCTGACACACTCTTCGAACCAAGGACGGATAAGAAGCATATGCAGAAGCTGCAGGACAACTGGAGAGAGGCTGTCGAGCGTTCTCGCCACTGGAACAAGGAGAGCAGATGA
- a CDS encoding glycerol-3-phosphate dehydrogenase/oxidase: MNRDEMLARVRNRKEPWDIVVIGGGATGAGVAVDAASRGYDVLLLEREDFGKGTSSRATKLVHGGVRYLEQGNVSLVMEALKERGILLRNAPHIVKDLKFIVPNYSWWEAPFYGIGMKVYDFLAGKYSFGSSKVLSLEETLQLLPTIRRDGLRGGVMYHDGQFDDTRLLINLMTTAAEHGATLLNYAGVVELKKDESGFVQGVVAVDGESGEKFEIEARSVVNATGIFTDEIRRLAEPGVEQMMAPSQGIHLMFDRSFLVGDTALLVPQTDDGRVLFAVPWHNRTLVGTTDTPIETISYEPLPFEEEIDFVLETAGRYLSHKPTREDILSVYVGIRPLVKAAGASDGKTSSLSRDYTIHIDHSGLLTIVGGKWTTYRHMAEDTVDHAMTLGRLDEKPCVTATMHIHGYHQHPEEFGSLSVYGSDAPAILELSKESPELAGLLHPDLPYTAAEVVWAARNEMSRTLDDALARRTRALLLNARAAIAIAPAVASLLAKELGKDAAWAEEQVRIFGALAAQYIPQGTKYPAAPPVV, encoded by the coding sequence ATGAATCGCGATGAGATGTTAGCCCGTGTACGCAACCGCAAAGAACCCTGGGACATTGTGGTGATCGGCGGAGGAGCCACAGGCGCCGGGGTTGCCGTTGATGCGGCATCGCGAGGGTATGATGTTCTGCTTTTGGAGCGGGAAGACTTTGGCAAAGGAACCTCCAGCCGCGCTACGAAGCTTGTTCATGGAGGTGTCCGTTACCTTGAGCAGGGAAATGTCTCGCTTGTGATGGAGGCACTGAAGGAGCGCGGGATCCTGCTGCGGAACGCTCCTCACATCGTGAAAGATCTGAAGTTCATCGTTCCCAACTACTCCTGGTGGGAGGCGCCGTTCTATGGGATTGGGATGAAGGTCTATGACTTCCTCGCAGGGAAGTACAGCTTTGGCTCGTCCAAGGTGCTTTCCCTGGAAGAGACGTTGCAGCTTCTGCCCACGATTCGCAGGGACGGTCTGCGGGGCGGGGTGATGTACCACGACGGGCAGTTTGACGACACGCGTCTCCTGATCAATCTGATGACGACTGCCGCGGAGCATGGTGCGACTCTTTTGAACTATGCGGGTGTCGTTGAGTTGAAGAAGGATGAGTCGGGCTTTGTGCAGGGGGTGGTGGCGGTAGATGGTGAAAGCGGGGAGAAGTTTGAGATTGAGGCGCGTTCCGTGGTGAATGCGACAGGCATCTTCACCGATGAGATTCGCCGGCTGGCGGAGCCCGGGGTCGAACAGATGATGGCTCCCAGTCAAGGTATTCATCTTATGTTCGACCGCTCCTTCCTGGTGGGCGACACGGCTTTGCTTGTACCCCAAACCGACGATGGACGCGTACTGTTTGCCGTTCCCTGGCACAACCGCACTCTGGTCGGTACTACGGATACGCCCATCGAGACGATATCGTACGAGCCGCTACCTTTTGAGGAGGAGATCGACTTTGTGCTTGAGACGGCGGGCCGTTATCTGAGCCACAAGCCGACTCGGGAAGATATTCTCAGCGTCTATGTCGGCATTCGCCCGCTGGTAAAGGCTGCAGGAGCCAGCGACGGAAAGACTTCGTCGCTGTCGCGCGACTATACGATTCATATCGACCACTCCGGTCTGCTCACTATTGTCGGTGGGAAGTGGACAACCTATCGACATATGGCCGAAGACACAGTGGACCATGCCATGACTCTCGGAAGACTGGACGAAAAGCCATGTGTTACAGCGACCATGCACATTCATGGCTATCATCAGCATCCCGAGGAGTTTGGTAGTTTGTCCGTTTATGGCTCAGATGCACCGGCAATTCTGGAACTATCCAAAGAAAGCCCTGAACTTGCCGGACTCCTTCATCCTGATCTGCCTTATACAGCGGCAGAGGTTGTGTGGGCCGCACGAAATGAGATGTCTCGCACGTTGGACGATGCTCTGGCACGACGCACTCGTGCGCTGCTGTTGAACGCGCGTGCTGCAATAGCGATAGCACCTGCGGTCGCGTCTCTACTTGCTAAAGAACTCGGCAAGGATGCGGCGTGGGCCGAGGAGCAGGTGAGAATCTTTGGGGCGTTGGCAGCCCAGTACATACCACAGGGGACGAAATATCCGGCCGCGCCGCCTGTGGTGTGA
- a CDS encoding heme-binding domain-containing protein: MRRSSSKVVLITKCADCPSSETRWPMYARIAPGSWLIERDIVEARKKMDLSQWEEVPPDRQDVLMSKIVQEAKSGEMPPLQYRLLHWDAALSKADVLTLSMLGKSEGKSEAASEGADDAARGRALFERRCTGCHAMEVDREGPGSQAGLAGKREHGRI, encoded by the coding sequence ATGCGTCGTTCGAGCAGCAAGGTAGTCTTGATAACCAAGTGCGCGGACTGCCCTTCAAGCGAGACGCGGTGGCCGATGTATGCGCGGATCGCTCCCGGATCATGGCTGATCGAACGGGATATCGTTGAGGCGCGTAAAAAGATGGACCTGTCGCAATGGGAAGAGGTACCCCCGGACCGGCAAGATGTGCTGATGTCGAAGATTGTCCAAGAGGCAAAGAGTGGAGAGATGCCTCCCCTGCAGTATCGGTTACTGCATTGGGATGCAGCCCTTTCCAAGGCCGATGTGCTTACACTTTCGATGCTCGGAAAGAGTGAGGGCAAGAGCGAAGCAGCTTCGGAGGGAGCGGACGATGCTGCACGCGGCAGGGCTCTGTTTGAGAGACGTTGCACAGGGTGTCATGCGATGGAAGTGGATCGCGAAGGACCCGGCTCGCAGGCGGGTTTGGCAGGAAAGCGGGAGCATGGCCGGATTTAA
- a CDS encoding tyrosine-type recombinase/integrase: protein MLRDVATIMLEKGMRPEEVYLIPPENVHLSKDYLFNPFGKTKAAKRRIALTARVKSILERRINERGGKYLFAHDGDPDKPVPKVNNAHDRAVKKSGVAALTLYTYRHTFATAQSSLVSTL, encoded by the coding sequence ATGTTGCGCGATGTGGCCACGATCATGCTTGAGAAGGGGATGCGGCCTGAAGAGGTCTACCTCATCCCGCCTGAGAATGTTCACTTATCTAAAGACTATTTGTTCAACCCCTTCGGAAAGACGAAGGCCGCGAAGCGACGCATCGCACTCACCGCACGAGTCAAAAGCATTCTCGAAAGACGCATCAACGAACGTGGAGGCAAGTACCTGTTCGCGCACGATGGTGACCCTGACAAGCCTGTGCCAAAGGTCAATAACGCACATGATCGCGCAGTGAAGAAAAGTGGGGTTGCCGCACTAACCCTTTATACGTATAGGCATACGTTCGCGACTGCGCAGTCGAGTCTGGTATCGACCTTGTGA
- a CDS encoding PAS domain-containing sensor histidine kinase translates to MTQPLLQNVGQMQHWQALLDSAGEGIWGLDLEGNCTFVNLMAVNCFGFASEEMLGNNMHELVHHHYPDGRHFPGSECPIYDVVRKSKTLRRLTDTMFRKDGSSFVAELSAQPVIVEGSVVGVVVTFREVTELQQQQENLHRAYEMAEQKTAELDAVIESMPHGVYIATSNAKLRSNHVAKMMSGGTFPPELKTLETALAGQWSTETVSTSNRWIRSVAAPIFLNGKILGGVAVNTDVTQARLQDEALRKSEKLAAVGQLASSIAHEINNPLESITNLLYLIRQSESMEDTQHYAALAQGELARVTEITLQTLRFNRQHSKPTEVDMAELLRTVMALYTGRTLVRNIEIELKLVATPRVRVLEGEIRQVINNLVRNALDAMSKGGRLTIRLHPQRDGLSGARGVRLTVADIGEGIRPEMQEHLFEAFQTTKELTGTGLGLWVSKGIVEKHGGRIRARTRRGERHGTVFSVWLPVESSPNLVAQVN, encoded by the coding sequence ATGACGCAGCCATTACTACAGAACGTGGGGCAGATGCAGCATTGGCAGGCGCTGCTTGATTCTGCCGGAGAGGGGATATGGGGTCTCGACCTTGAGGGGAATTGTACGTTCGTGAATCTTATGGCGGTGAATTGCTTTGGCTTCGCGAGCGAGGAGATGCTGGGCAACAATATGCACGAACTTGTTCATCATCACTATCCTGACGGGCGCCATTTTCCCGGTTCCGAGTGCCCGATCTATGACGTGGTGCGGAAGAGTAAAACTCTGAGGCGACTGACGGACACGATGTTCCGGAAGGATGGAAGCAGCTTCGTTGCGGAGCTTTCCGCGCAGCCGGTGATTGTTGAGGGGTCTGTTGTGGGCGTCGTGGTGACATTTCGGGAGGTAACCGAACTGCAACAACAGCAGGAAAACCTCCATAGAGCCTATGAGATGGCGGAACAGAAGACGGCTGAGTTGGATGCTGTCATTGAAAGCATGCCGCATGGGGTTTATATAGCGACTTCCAATGCAAAGCTCCGCTCCAATCACGTTGCCAAGATGATGAGCGGCGGAACGTTTCCGCCAGAGTTGAAGACGCTGGAGACGGCGCTGGCTGGGCAATGGTCCACAGAGACGGTAAGCACGTCGAATCGGTGGATTCGCAGTGTGGCAGCGCCGATTTTCCTGAATGGAAAGATACTTGGCGGCGTAGCCGTGAATACTGATGTCACGCAGGCACGGCTGCAGGACGAGGCGCTGAGGAAGTCAGAGAAGCTGGCAGCTGTGGGGCAATTGGCTTCGTCCATTGCCCATGAGATCAATAATCCACTCGAGTCGATTACGAACCTGCTGTATCTGATTCGACAATCGGAGTCGATGGAAGATACGCAGCACTATGCGGCTCTGGCTCAAGGGGAGTTGGCTCGGGTCACTGAAATCACGTTGCAGACCTTGCGGTTCAACCGACAACATAGCAAGCCGACCGAGGTGGATATGGCGGAGCTATTGCGTACGGTGATGGCTCTGTATACGGGGCGGACTCTGGTTCGGAACATTGAGATTGAATTGAAGTTGGTGGCGACCCCAAGGGTGAGGGTGCTCGAAGGAGAGATCCGCCAGGTGATCAATAATCTGGTCAGGAATGCGCTCGACGCGATGAGTAAAGGAGGGAGGCTAACGATAAGGTTGCATCCGCAACGGGATGGTCTAAGTGGCGCTCGCGGGGTGCGTTTGACGGTCGCGGATATTGGAGAGGGGATTCGGCCTGAGATGCAGGAGCATCTTTTTGAGGCGTTCCAGACGACGAAGGAGCTTACCGGAACAGGGCTTGGGCTCTGGGTGAGTAAGGGGATCGTCGAGAAGCACGGCGGCCGAATCCGGGCAAGAACACGACGTGGCGAGAGGCATGGCACTGTGTTTTCGGTTTGGTTGCCGGTGGAGAGCAGTCCTAACCTGGTGGCTCAGGTAAATTGA